In Macadamia integrifolia cultivar HAES 741 chromosome 5, SCU_Mint_v3, whole genome shotgun sequence, a single window of DNA contains:
- the LOC122078162 gene encoding probable serine/threonine-protein kinase WNK3 isoform X1, with protein sequence MPGDSSSELEPDDDSAFVEIDPTDRYGRYDDVLGKGAFKTVYRAFDELEGIEVAWNQVKVADLLQNSEDLERLYSEVHLLKTLKHKSIIKFYNSWVDTKHKNINFITEIFTSGTLRQYRKKHKCVDLRALKNWSRQILEGLLYLHCHDPPVIHRDLKCDNIFVNGNQGEVKIGDLGLAAILCQARSAHSVIGKGFLIFWDLTCGNLVLGNYNFVTMIVGTPEFMAPELYEEEYNELVDIYAFGMCLLELVTFEYPYAECNNAAQIYKKVTSGIKPASLLKVKDPRVRQFIEKCIANVSERLTARELLMDPFLLSDEENESVVQSLPSTSFQSVVKDEPPEGNRDFMVKSQRKDINIIFLKLGIADSTGHVRQIHFPFDIELDTAINVAREMVQELDLTDQDVTTIAGMIDAEIRAHFPEWAPKETSEGSLHVEVVIPDNCDSESKDELSPLTRDSGLSLGCLVLEQLPSGRKYWSDSPKGLGGSPQVRPSFSNLRSRMNLNTNDDLGEDIEDSMCKDKSDADYSNGMDSPKQKGEMPLSTPETEYNMETEQHNEFSSDEIIGENGEADVHVDSQLSDNQNGVSSSARLPMENCEVLMEVEPEDVKVVEKLEHLLVMQQKELDELRRKHDLEISNLVKEMPPETRNRILSIYHSKVSNFRVHSELHELDNSVNATTSNNLNEHGQVTGMPERS encoded by the exons ATGCCGGGAGATTCCTCATCCGAACTTGAACCTGACGATGATTCAGCTTTCGTCGAGATTGATCCAACTGATAGATATGGTCGG TATGATGATGTGTTGGGAAAGGGGGCATTCAAAACAGT ctatAGAGCTTTTGATGAATTGGAAGGAATTGAAGTAGCTTGGAATCAAGTTAAGGTGGCCGACCTCTTGCAGAATTCGGAGGACTTGGAACGTCTCTATTCTGAAGTCCATTTGCTCAAGACTCTGAAGCACAAGAGTATAATAAAGTTTTACAACTCATGGGTTGACACCAAACACAAGAATATCAACTTCATTACTGAGATTTTCACTTCTGGGACATTACGCCA GTACCGAAAGAAACACAAGTGTGTTGATCTGAGAGCATTGAAAAATTGGTCGAGGCAGATATTGGAGGGCCTACTCTATCTCCACTGTCATGACCCGCCAGTTATTCATCGGGACTTGAAGTGTGATAATATTTTTGTTAATGGAAACCAAGGTGAGGTGAAAATTGGTGACCTTGGATTGGCTGCCATTCTTTGCCAGGCTCGCTCAGCTCACAGCGTCATTGGTAAgggatttcttattttctggGATTTAACTTGTGGGAACCTTGTTCTTGGAAACTATAATTTTGTAACTATGATTGTAGGGACTCCGGAGTTCATGGCACCAGAACTTTATGAGGAAGAATACAATGAGCTTGTGGATATCTATGCCTTTGGAATGTGTTTGCTGGAGTTGGTCACGTTCGAATATCCTTATGCTGAATGCAACAATGCAGCTCAAATATACAAGAAAGTGACATCA GGAATCAAGCCTGCATCATTGCTGAAGGTAAAGGACCCTCGAGTAAGACAATTTATCGAAAAATGTATTGCAAATGTTTCTGAGAGGTTGACTGCGAGAGAGCTTTTGATGGATCCTTTTCTGCTATCAGATGAGGAGAATGAAAGTGTTGTTCAATCTTTACCATCAACTTCCTTTCAGTCAG ttgtgaaAGATGAACCGCCTGAAGGAAACCGAGACTTTATGGTGAAAAGTCAAAGAAAAGATATCAATATAATATTCCTAAAACTTGGCATTGCCGATTCTACAG GTCATGTTCGACAAATTCACTTTCCATTTGATATTGAGTTGGATACTGCAATCAATGTTGCTAGAGAAATGGTTCAGGAGTTGGATCTGACAGACCAAGATGTTACAACCATTGCCGGGATGATTGATGCCGAAATACGTGCCCATTTCCCTGAGTGGGCACCCAAAGAAACTTCAGAAGGTAGTTTGCATGTGGAGGTTGTAATTCCTGATAATTGTGACTCAGAAAGTAAAGATGAGCTATCTCCATTGACAAGGGACTCTGGTCTTTCTTTAGGTTGTTTGGTTTTGGAACAACTTCCTTCAGGACGCAAGTATTGGTCAGATTCCCCCAAGGGACTTGGTGGAAGCCCTCAAGTTCGGCCTTCATTTTCTAACTTGCGTTCTCGGATGAATTTGAATACCAATGATGATTTGGGTGAAGATATTGAGGATTCAATGTGCAAAGACAAAAGTGACGCAGATTATTCAAATGGTATGGATTCACCCAAACAGAAAGGAGAAATGCCACTTTCAACTCCTGAAACTGAATACAACATGGAAACTGAACAACATAATGAATTCTCATCTGATGAGATTattggagaaaatggggaagctGATGTTCATGTTGATTCACAGTTGTCTGATAATCAAAATGGGGTAAGCAGTAGTGCACGTTTACCAATGGAGAACTGTGAAGTATTGATGGAAGTGGAGCCAGAAGATGTCAAAGTTGTGGAGAAACTGGAGCACCTGTTGGTTATGCAGCAAAAGGAGTTGGATGAACTAAGGAGAAAGCATGATCTAGAAATATCAAATCTCGTAAAGGAAATGCCTCCAGAAACTCGTAACAGAATTTTATCTATTTATCATTCGAAGGTGTCTAATTTCAGGGTGCACAGTGAGTTGCATGAATTGGACAATTCTGTAAATGCAACCACCTCCAACAATCTTAATGAGCACGGCCAGGTTACTGGTATGCCGGAAAGGTCATAA
- the LOC122078162 gene encoding probable serine/threonine-protein kinase WNK3 isoform X2, whose protein sequence is MPGDSSSELEPDDDSAFVEIDPTDRYGRYDDVLGKGAFKTVYRAFDELEGIEVAWNQVKVADLLQNSEDLERLYSEVHLLKTLKHKSIIKFYNSWVDTKHKNINFITEIFTSGTLRQYRKKHKCVDLRALKNWSRQILEGLLYLHCHDPPVIHRDLKCDNIFVNGNQGEVKIGDLGLAAILCQARSAHSVIGTPEFMAPELYEEEYNELVDIYAFGMCLLELVTFEYPYAECNNAAQIYKKVTSGIKPASLLKVKDPRVRQFIEKCIANVSERLTARELLMDPFLLSDEENESVVQSLPSTSFQSVVKDEPPEGNRDFMVKSQRKDINIIFLKLGIADSTGHVRQIHFPFDIELDTAINVAREMVQELDLTDQDVTTIAGMIDAEIRAHFPEWAPKETSEGSLHVEVVIPDNCDSESKDELSPLTRDSGLSLGCLVLEQLPSGRKYWSDSPKGLGGSPQVRPSFSNLRSRMNLNTNDDLGEDIEDSMCKDKSDADYSNGMDSPKQKGEMPLSTPETEYNMETEQHNEFSSDEIIGENGEADVHVDSQLSDNQNGVSSSARLPMENCEVLMEVEPEDVKVVEKLEHLLVMQQKELDELRRKHDLEISNLVKEMPPETRNRILSIYHSKVSNFRVHSELHELDNSVNATTSNNLNEHGQVTGMPERS, encoded by the exons ATGCCGGGAGATTCCTCATCCGAACTTGAACCTGACGATGATTCAGCTTTCGTCGAGATTGATCCAACTGATAGATATGGTCGG TATGATGATGTGTTGGGAAAGGGGGCATTCAAAACAGT ctatAGAGCTTTTGATGAATTGGAAGGAATTGAAGTAGCTTGGAATCAAGTTAAGGTGGCCGACCTCTTGCAGAATTCGGAGGACTTGGAACGTCTCTATTCTGAAGTCCATTTGCTCAAGACTCTGAAGCACAAGAGTATAATAAAGTTTTACAACTCATGGGTTGACACCAAACACAAGAATATCAACTTCATTACTGAGATTTTCACTTCTGGGACATTACGCCA GTACCGAAAGAAACACAAGTGTGTTGATCTGAGAGCATTGAAAAATTGGTCGAGGCAGATATTGGAGGGCCTACTCTATCTCCACTGTCATGACCCGCCAGTTATTCATCGGGACTTGAAGTGTGATAATATTTTTGTTAATGGAAACCAAGGTGAGGTGAAAATTGGTGACCTTGGATTGGCTGCCATTCTTTGCCAGGCTCGCTCAGCTCACAGCGTCATTG GGACTCCGGAGTTCATGGCACCAGAACTTTATGAGGAAGAATACAATGAGCTTGTGGATATCTATGCCTTTGGAATGTGTTTGCTGGAGTTGGTCACGTTCGAATATCCTTATGCTGAATGCAACAATGCAGCTCAAATATACAAGAAAGTGACATCA GGAATCAAGCCTGCATCATTGCTGAAGGTAAAGGACCCTCGAGTAAGACAATTTATCGAAAAATGTATTGCAAATGTTTCTGAGAGGTTGACTGCGAGAGAGCTTTTGATGGATCCTTTTCTGCTATCAGATGAGGAGAATGAAAGTGTTGTTCAATCTTTACCATCAACTTCCTTTCAGTCAG ttgtgaaAGATGAACCGCCTGAAGGAAACCGAGACTTTATGGTGAAAAGTCAAAGAAAAGATATCAATATAATATTCCTAAAACTTGGCATTGCCGATTCTACAG GTCATGTTCGACAAATTCACTTTCCATTTGATATTGAGTTGGATACTGCAATCAATGTTGCTAGAGAAATGGTTCAGGAGTTGGATCTGACAGACCAAGATGTTACAACCATTGCCGGGATGATTGATGCCGAAATACGTGCCCATTTCCCTGAGTGGGCACCCAAAGAAACTTCAGAAGGTAGTTTGCATGTGGAGGTTGTAATTCCTGATAATTGTGACTCAGAAAGTAAAGATGAGCTATCTCCATTGACAAGGGACTCTGGTCTTTCTTTAGGTTGTTTGGTTTTGGAACAACTTCCTTCAGGACGCAAGTATTGGTCAGATTCCCCCAAGGGACTTGGTGGAAGCCCTCAAGTTCGGCCTTCATTTTCTAACTTGCGTTCTCGGATGAATTTGAATACCAATGATGATTTGGGTGAAGATATTGAGGATTCAATGTGCAAAGACAAAAGTGACGCAGATTATTCAAATGGTATGGATTCACCCAAACAGAAAGGAGAAATGCCACTTTCAACTCCTGAAACTGAATACAACATGGAAACTGAACAACATAATGAATTCTCATCTGATGAGATTattggagaaaatggggaagctGATGTTCATGTTGATTCACAGTTGTCTGATAATCAAAATGGGGTAAGCAGTAGTGCACGTTTACCAATGGAGAACTGTGAAGTATTGATGGAAGTGGAGCCAGAAGATGTCAAAGTTGTGGAGAAACTGGAGCACCTGTTGGTTATGCAGCAAAAGGAGTTGGATGAACTAAGGAGAAAGCATGATCTAGAAATATCAAATCTCGTAAAGGAAATGCCTCCAGAAACTCGTAACAGAATTTTATCTATTTATCATTCGAAGGTGTCTAATTTCAGGGTGCACAGTGAGTTGCATGAATTGGACAATTCTGTAAATGCAACCACCTCCAACAATCTTAATGAGCACGGCCAGGTTACTGGTATGCCGGAAAGGTCATAA